The DNA sequence TTTTGAGCATTGCATGTTGCTTTTAAGTTGCTGTGAGTGCTGCAAAAGTGATCAGGGACAGAGTTTGCGGTTGCTGTTGGTTTCGGGTTAAGAGAAATGGTTTCGTTGACGCATTTTAAGTTATGGTTTCGACGagtcgaggtaggggtttttcttaaaatctaatttatattacagagttgtgataaatagatactaaagtgagagaacatatgcttgtgattataattgtcttctaaatgtggttgtttgctggactgaatgactgattgcttgattgcttgagtagtttgtgattgctgaaaaaaaaattggtttgaaaggttatttagctGATTATTATGAAGAATGgcttttcttggttttgaagctatTTTTGATGATGTAAAGGAATTGGCTTTGGAaatggtttaattttgagttagtgactttataaatgatttagtatttgagctggtttgattttaaaaagagatttattatgggCACTGATTcactttgaaaattatttgatattggaACTAGCCGAATCTTGGAAAAtgattgaggttttggaaaggtttgagaaatgtttggatgggacccgaaaagggtggcagaatccgagttttagaggagatgctggcgaaattttataaaattagaagtttcatttgaagtagttattttaaaaggtttaattttaagcattatatgatttaaaaatacttcatttatcaaagaaagagttatgttttgaattgagaattgttagtgaacgaaacggaaagaaggatgatgaggattgatttgaaatatgatttttgaatgaatttggaaatggatatggattgacgaatgatgatgatattgagaatggcttagatattgataaatgatgaatgaattatttatatggcttatgaatttgaaatatctgagatacgaggttccctggagtaagtgccgtggcttgccaccacgtgtaccaggttgaaaactcgatactctgttgaccctacgacgtaagtgtgaccgggcactatataaattcccgggaatgttacccccattgagcaatattgattatttgagaaaaaactatgcatagactcttggggatgcacgtcgggggacgtctaaggacaattcagacttgtcgggttggctggataaccgacagatgagcctcatcagccataggacaggcatccatcatatgcatttgtatgctttgcttgggtttgaacttgttttggtttgcctaattgctaaactgttcttaactgctacttgaactatttgctgtaactgctacctacttgtgctttccttgtctgtcttgcctgtgtttgtcctggcgtgctacatttgagaatgaacttggatgctgaattaatgattgtgttgtttgattgcgtggttgatttctgattgagatttttcttataagaaaggaaagatttcggatttctgaaagattaaacattgtttctttgaaaagggttttgaatgatttcctattggttttaaaagattcataaggcaatgataatcactgagtttgaaaacaattttcttattgaatatcttcttatgacaactttgaaacttcgtggtgagaccgtgtggttaggttctcacccccctacagctttatcttttcaggaaccggatgaagaagcgttaagaagagttatactgcgtttggttgaTATGTTGTTGTActaattagattattttattccctcgtctttgttattacaaatttgtaagagggataggaattgtatgttttatatgtatattatattatgagttattatgtaaggagtcttgtatatgaatctatgcctgtttgTACTTTTATTAAGATAAAGTGTTTattttcggttttcaaggaaatcagcgatacagtgtcgagtcacaggctcctattttagtatttaatatataaagtaATCGTAATACtttttgctatcagagtggcgcagccggaagcgtgacttctgatagtgagggtgttacaaatCCACATAcaaatttagaaatcaaattgAATATTAACCGAATCCAGATTTACATCATATGCCCATCTGATAAGAGCTATATCACAGTTTGTTTCCGGTGCATGTTATATTTCATCAAAGTATGCTCCAATGCTCCATAGTCCACAAAGAATAAATAAGCTCATTACTTATAGTTACTtagattttttttggtgacttatagTTACTTAGATTGAAGGAATATATGCTTGGAGCATAGCTTATGAGGAAACAACTGCGACCAGAAAAAGTTAACGGTCACCACCAAATTGGTGTCACTCGTCTAAAGCAACGATGAATTGAAATTCTAAAGAGGTGGCAATGTTTGTGAATCCCAAATTAGTTAGTGGTTATATGGAGTAAGACAACTTTATATCACATCATCATAGATCTTTTCCTAGAACACTTTGATTATCACGCTTAATCAATGTTTCTGAACACTTTGATTGCATAATCCGCTTCTTGTAATGATGTTTAATAAGGAAACCATCTAAAAAAACACTACCtaccttctaattatttggtagGCTGAATTGCTTTGGCATGTTCCACGTAAACCTAAACATTCTTTTTTGGAAAAAAGAATCACAAACACCACCCAAGCAAGAATAGAAATACGCTTGACCAATTTTCAAATAAACTGACAAATCAAAACATACTCGTGTCATAATTATAAGCATTGAATATATacgaatataaaaatttaaaaaaaataataaaaaggattaaGATACTTAAAAATCCAATGGTAATCATTGATTAAAATCATTAAATATATATCAATTATTTGAGTTTTCCAGAAGAAAGGGGAAATTTCAGGTAATACAGCTGATCTATTCATGGGGTTGAATTTCATGTTGCTTCTCTCCATCTGGAAAAAGTTCATCATTCTTTGAATGATAATATTCTTCCATCAGATTTATGGCCTTTGTTTCTGGGGTTTTTCCATGCACATAGCTTGATAATCTATCATGTATAACAGTAGAAAAATATTCTCGTTCAAGACATAGCCTAAGAATCTCTGATGCCCCCTCCAAATCTCCCTTGTCCTTAAGGTAATCAATACATGTAGCCAAAGTAAATCGATAGGGCTTCCATGTTGATCCAGGTTGACCTGCCAAAATCGCTTTCTTCATTGTTTGAATAGCATTATCCATATCATTGTTCCTGTAATAGCCATTTGCCAATCGATCCCATATACTACCGCCTAATTCATTGCAACTCTTTGAAAGCCTATCAACAAATGCTTCAGCTTTTTCCACCAGACCATTCTTACAATATGCACTCATCATCACATTCGGAATCCTGATGTCGAAGCATGTATTTCCAAACTCCCATTCCTCGAAAATCCTCTCAGCTCCATCAACATCCTTAAGCGTAGCTAATGCGGTCAGCATACAGATGTAATTCGTGTTGCAGGGTCTGTTTAGCCTTTTGCACATATCCCAAATACGATAAACATCGTCCTTTTTTCCCATGGAGCCGTACATAGTTAGAAGAGATTCATAGGCAGCCCTCCTCCTCTTGGGTTCAATCAGGTACTCCGATTTCCTCAGCATTGCatatgctttctcatgttggccAGCCTGAATATAAGCCTTTGCTGCAATAGAGTACGTTATCCAATCAATAGTTGCCTTAGGATCAGCTTCCATCCGCAATAGTAAGCTCTCCAGCCCATCTATGTCCTTAATGGCCGCATACGCATCCAGCCGAGTATTAAGCGACACAGAGTCATACATGTCCTTCGATAACATTTCTCTCATCAAATTGTCAAATTTCTCAAGTTCACTTACTCGAACATAGAGCTTTAACAGAGCATTATAACTCAATACCAAATTTATTGTATGCTTACAAGCGTACTCTTTTAGTTTCTCCATGGTAGCCTCGGCTTTCTCCACAGAGTTATGTTGTGCATAGCAATTCAAAAGAGCACCATAGACCTTGAAATCTTTTACAGAATCTGAAAGGCTATTAAAGTATTTCTCTGCTGGACCTAAGCCATGAACTTTTGCTATCAAGTCAAGACGTACAGCTATGTCTCCAGATGTCAAATGATGTTTCCTTTCATCACCCATCCATTCTAATACctgatacaaaaataaaaatgatcaaaTCATTATTGGTCCTAAAGACAATTCATACCAACCAAATGCTCTAGATGAGCACAATCCTAGCAAAATTTGGAATATGATAGATAAGTATAagcaaaacaaaaacaacaaagtTATGATAGAGAAATGTTAGCCCTTAACCATTTATAATAGTATTTGTTCTAAATAGTTTGTCTGCAGTAGGAATTGCCCATAGTTtcaataatatatgtatatatcaaatcaaattgTTTGATCCTACTTATTTAAGTAGGACATTTGTTTTAACATACCCGTACTCGGTACTCTTGTCCATTGTTGATGGCAACCTAAAGAGCGAACTCCAAGCTAATGTTCTTAGGATGCTAGATGATCCCGAATCAAGGGTTGTCAACATAAAGTGATCCAAATCTTCCGAGAATGTTGGAACTACCTTCCAAATATGACTTAGCATCACATGCCTTTAGGTGCGGTTTTTCAGGAGAGACTTTGATAAGGACTCTGTTGGGATCTTGCCTTGCAATGGGGTAGAATGTGCCACAATATTAATCTAAAACTCTTCTGCCCAAGAATTATACCAGatcaaaaaaataaatctaaaactcTTCCACAATGCCATCTAATCATGAActcattttcaatatatatatatacatatataaataaaccaGGCACTTAACGATTCAAAGAGTTAGTTCCAATCCAATATGAAGGAACTCATGTCCTTTAGGCATATTGTATTCATGAAAATCAAAtccttctcaaattcaataaagcTCAAATTATATTCAGACATTCACAAATGAAAATGTTCAGCTTTTCGaattattaaaaacaaatttaactaACCTGAAGGGCATGGTTGAAGCGACGATGAGACCTAAGCTGCTTGATGAAGAACTGGAGCTCGGAATGCCTGACGTGTCCGCCCTCTTGGACCCATTGATCCAGAATATGGTTCATGGGAGTGTTGGGGTGTCCGGCTCTCGATATTCGAAGGAAAAGGTGATCGCTTGGAGCTTGATAGTTGTGCAGCATAGCCCTCTGAACCACCCAAGAACGGGTGCTGAACAGGTTCCATTTCTTCGGAAACAGATTCATTATTCTTGTTCTGCAAATTGTTCAGCTTAAAACCCCAAACTAAAACCCTGCCTCAGGTAAAAGGGGAGGGCAATTTTTCATTAAAAACTGGCCAAAGCCCAAAAAAAACAGCAAACAACAATCAAAAGCACAAAATGCATTCCAAACCAAAAAACAAAATACACAAAATGTCAAAGCTCAATTAGCCATCATCTTATGCAGCCAAGACGCAGGAGATTTCATTCTAATTGCTGGTGTCACGCAGTAACTCAATTGCCACTATTTGAGGTGGCTCCTCCCAAATTGATTTGTCGTACTCCCCTCTTCCAAATTAAGTATATTATACTCACactctaaattttcaaaattacatACATAATCCTATGTTAGATTAATATATCACCTGATCGAACTTGATTTGTGCATCTAAATAATACAATTAGATTGCTTAGTGCTAATATAAGAAAATAATCCTATGAAAATTGAAATGaagaaattgataaaataataaaagaaataattattatttttaaatttgtatttttttattatatatgaattttataACCTTAATTTTTAAAGCCAGTaaattaaagacaataaaaaCCACAGAATATGAATTCTAAACCAGAGACAACAATAAttgaagaataaaaatgaaaaatcagtaaatcacaaattaaaaattaaaaatcctaaaaagatTACCTTCTAGAGCATAGAGGTGAGGGAGTACCGTAAGGCTGGACGCGGCAGAACTGGAGAAGAGGTGGCCCGAACCGCTGCGGAACTGGGGCCGAGGGCGGTGGTGCGCGACGGAACTGGAGCAGAGGAGGGAGGAGCGTGGCAGGAATGGAGCAGAAGAGGGTTGAGCGTGGCCGAACTGAAGCAGAGAAGGGCTGGAGCGTGGTTGAACAGAGCCAACGCGGCGGAACATCGGCTGCTCGACGGACGAACGATGCGAGATGATTTGCAGTGAGACGGCGGATACTGGAATAGAGCGTAACAGGGAAGGCGGCTCCGAGCAGTTGCGACGGCGGTGGTGACACTGCGGTGGCTGGACAGAGCAAGTGTTctagtgagtgagtgagtgagtcaGGGAAGGCGATAGGGTTACGGATGCATGAAAGATACCCCTgattaattttaaagtttaaacttcaataaaataagaaaaatgtatAATACCACGTCTATTTtcataatactatttttttttttatcaaagataacaTACTCGAATTGAGTACACAAAGAGTATggcatttgagttataactcattgactATTTTCAAAATACTACTTGTTTTAATAACTTCAtgtaaatatataacataaaaagATCGAGTAAAAtagtattattaaaaataaaaataacattatcatttttttataataagttctgacttctattttttagtttaattttaatgtattattagtataaaatattttatataattatttaattatattattttttaaataattatttatacaataaatataaaaaatattatttttttgatatattattacaaaattaaatGTATTTATAAATAGTTTCACATTaacaatatactaaaattaaaatctattatttttaatttttacaaatttttctATGTATGATATAATCAATTtataaagatagaaaaataatatgaaaaattgatttacttttaactaatGGTGACTaacaaattcttttaaaaaaatttgtaaaaagcaaaataaattatatttatattaagggTTAAATTATTCTGAAATAAAGAATtcgataaaaattatttttaaaatttaagattataaaatttatatataataaaaaatacaaatttacaaataataattatttcttttattattttataaatttcttcATTTCAATTTTCAAAGGATTATTTTCTTATATTAGCACTAAGCAATCTAATTGTATTATTTAGATGCACAAATCAAGTTCGATGAAGTGAAATCAGGTGAGGTCAGTATATATATTAATCAAACGCAGGATTATATatgtaattttgaaaatttagagtGTGAGTGTAATATACTTAATTTGGGAGAGGGGAGTACGACATATCAATTTGGGAGGAGCCACCTCAAATAGTGACAATTGAGTTATTGCGTGACACCAGTAATTAGAATGAAATCTTCTGTGTCTTGGCTGCATAGGATGATGGTTAATTGAGCTTTGGCattttgtgtcttttttttttttggtttggaaTGCATTTTGTGCTTTAGATtgtgcagttttttttttttgcatcaacAATGGACAAGAGTACGGAATACGGTCCCTAAGTTATGTTAAAACAAATGTCTTACTTATTTAAGTAGGATCAAAcaatttgatttgatatatacatatattactGAAACTATGAACAACTCCTACTGCAGACAAACTATTTAGAATAAATACTACTATAAATGGTTAAGGGCTAACA is a window from the Arachis hypogaea cultivar Tifrunner chromosome 17, arahy.Tifrunner.gnm2.J5K5, whole genome shotgun sequence genome containing:
- the LOC112766232 gene encoding pentatricopeptide repeat-containing protein At2g20710, mitochondrial, with the translated sequence MNLFPKKWNLFSTRSWVVQRAMLHNYQAPSDHLFLRISRAGHPNTPMNHILDQWVQEGGHVRHSELQFFIKQLRSHRRFNHALQVLEWMGDERKHHLTSGDIAVRLDLIAKVHGLGPAEKYFNSLSDSVKDFKVYGALLNCYAQHNSVEKAEATMEKLKEYACKHTINLVLSYNALLKLYVRVSELEKFDNLMREMLSKDMYDSVSLNTRLDAYAAIKDIDGLESLLLRMEADPKATIDWITYSIAAKAYIQAGQHEKAYAMLRKSEYLIEPKRRRAAYESLLTMYGSMGKKDDVYRIWDMCKRLNRPCNTNYICMLTALATLKDVDGAERIFEEWEFGNTCFDIRIPNVMMSAYCKNGLVEKAEAFVDRLSKSCNELGGSIWDRLANGYYRNNDMDNAIQTMKKAILAGQPGSTWKPYRFTLATCIDYLKDKGDLEGASEILRLCLEREYFSTVIHDRLSSYVHGKTPETKAINLMEEYYHSKNDELFPDGEKQHEIQPHE